The Terriglobales bacterium region CCACCAGCGCTTCCTGCCGCAGCACGTGGACGCGGCGCGCGCGAAGTACCCGGGCATCCAGGTGGTGGTGCATCCGGAGTGCCGCTGGGAGGTCTGCCAGAAAGCCGACGCCATCGGCTCGACCGACCAGCTTCGCAAGCACATCGCGGCGGCGCCGGCGGGCGCGCAGTTCGCCGTCGGCACCGAGATCCACCTCGTCAACCGCCTGGCGCACGAGCATCCCGACAAGCGCGTCATCACGCTCGACGACTCCGGCTGCCTCTGCACCACGATGTTCCGCATCTCGCCGCAGCACCTGTGCTGGGCGCTCGAGAACCTGGTCGCCGGCAACGTGGTCAACGAGATCAAGGTCGACGCGGCCACCAGGAAGTGGGCCAAGGTGGCGCTGGATCGGATGTTGGAGATCGCGTGAAGCAGCTATAAGCAATAAGCGATAAGCTAGGGAAAGGCCGGTTTCGCCTATCGCTTACTGCTTATTGCTTATCGCTACTTTTTATGTCCAAGACCTTCACCCTGTCGGAAGCGCAAGTCCTCCTGCCGGTGCTGGAGTCTTTGCTCCGCACCGCGATGGAGGGCAAGAAGTTCGCCGAAGAGGTGGACGAGGAGTTCAAGTCGCTGGCCAGCCGCATCTTCCTCAACGGCGGCACCTTCGTCGACATCCTGCCGCTGGCCGAGCGCAAGAACGAGCGCGAGCGAGCGGTGCAGCGCGTGAAGGACGCGCTCTCCGAGATCGACTCCACCGGCGTCCAGGTCAAGGACCTCGAGATCGGGCTGCTGGATTTTCCCTGCGTGGTCGAGGACCGCGTCATCCTGCTGTGCTGGAAGCTGGGCGAGAAGGCCATC contains the following coding sequences:
- a CDS encoding DUF2203 domain-containing protein — translated: MSKTFTLSEAQVLLPVLESLLRTAMEGKKFAEEVDEEFKSLASRIFLNGGTFVDILPLAERKNERERAVQRVKDALSEIDSTGVQVKDLEIGLLDFPCVVEDRVILLCWKLGEKAIAHWHSTDEGFAGRKPIDDRIANAKKPSN